One region of Flavobacterium sp. GSB-24 genomic DNA includes:
- the murF gene encoding UDP-N-acetylmuramoyl-tripeptide--D-alanyl-D-alanine ligase, protein MNIQDIHNLFLQCSSLSIDTRKIEKNSIFFAIKGENFDANTFAKEALDLGALFVVIDNESYFIDDRTILVKNSLETLQELAKFHRTYLGLPIVALTGSNGKTTTKELINVVLSKKFKTKATIGNLNNHIGVPLTLLSFTKETEIGIVEMGANHQKEIEFLCQIAQPDFGYITNFGKAHLEGFGGVEGVIAGKSEMYQYLAANQKTVFVNLEDPIQIEKSKGIKAFTFGVKKGNADLNIQEITANPFVAISYNDFAVESHLIGLYNANNINAAVAIGKYFEVNESDIKSAIENYIPANNRSQMMQRGKNEIILDAYNANPSSMAVAIANFLQLDKNNKMMILGDMFELGDESLYEHKVIVDSLADQDQALCFLIGKSFYANQVSKENIQFFETFDAFAAFIKSFKFDSNTILIKGSRGMALERTLEYIS, encoded by the coding sequence ATGAATATTCAAGACATTCATAACCTGTTTTTACAATGCAGTTCTCTTTCTATAGATACAAGAAAGATTGAAAAGAATTCAATATTTTTTGCCATTAAAGGAGAGAATTTTGATGCTAATACATTTGCTAAAGAAGCTTTAGATTTAGGAGCTTTATTTGTAGTAATTGATAATGAATCTTACTTTATTGATGATAGAACTATTTTGGTTAAGAATAGTTTAGAAACACTTCAAGAATTAGCGAAGTTTCATCGTACTTATCTAGGGCTTCCAATTGTGGCATTAACCGGCAGTAATGGAAAAACGACAACAAAAGAATTAATTAATGTTGTGTTGTCCAAAAAGTTCAAAACAAAAGCTACAATAGGGAACTTAAACAATCATATTGGAGTGCCATTAACTTTGCTTTCATTTACAAAAGAAACAGAGATCGGAATTGTCGAAATGGGGGCTAACCACCAAAAAGAAATTGAATTTTTGTGCCAAATTGCGCAGCCAGATTTTGGTTATATCACAAATTTTGGGAAAGCCCATTTAGAAGGTTTTGGTGGGGTTGAAGGAGTAATTGCTGGTAAAAGCGAAATGTATCAATATCTCGCAGCAAATCAAAAGACTGTTTTTGTCAATCTTGAAGATCCTATTCAGATAGAGAAATCAAAAGGTATTAAAGCATTTACATTTGGTGTCAAAAAAGGAAATGCAGATCTAAATATTCAAGAAATAACAGCAAATCCATTTGTAGCCATAAGCTATAACGATTTTGCAGTTGAATCGCATTTAATAGGGCTTTATAACGCAAATAACATCAATGCAGCTGTAGCTATTGGAAAATATTTTGAAGTAAATGAGAGCGATATAAAGAGTGCAATTGAGAATTATATTCCAGCGAATAACAGATCTCAAATGATGCAGAGAGGCAAAAATGAAATTATTTTAGATGCTTACAATGCAAATCCGAGCAGTATGGCAGTTGCGATTGCTAACTTTCTTCAATTAGATAAAAATAATAAAATGATGATTCTTGGAGACATGTTTGAACTCGGGGATGAGAGTTTGTATGAGCATAAAGTTATAGTTGATTCTTTAGCGGATCAAGATCAAGCATTATGTTTTTTAATAGGGAAATCGTTTTATGCTAATCAAGTTTCAAAAGAAAACATACAGTTTTTTGAAACATTTGATGCTTTTGCGGCTTTTATAAAATCATTTAAGTTTGATTCAAATACCATTTTAATTAAAGGTTCCAGAGGAATGGCGTTAGAACGGACTTTAGAATATATTTCATAA
- the cdd gene encoding cytidine deaminase translates to MKEINITTSFTIFDSLKELPEEIQYLMNQAVEIRKKAYAPYSNFRVGAALLLDNGKIVLGSNQENAAYPSGLCAERVAIFHAGSIYPEAKITKMAITAASDTNQTTAPIPPCGSCRQSIAEYEIKQDTPIEIYFMGEIGEVYKSSSLKNLLPLMFDKKFL, encoded by the coding sequence ATGAAAGAAATCAATATAACAACTTCATTTACAATATTTGATAGTTTAAAAGAACTTCCAGAAGAAATTCAGTATTTAATGAATCAAGCAGTCGAAATTAGAAAGAAGGCTTACGCGCCCTATTCAAACTTTAGAGTTGGAGCCGCTTTACTTTTAGACAACGGCAAAATTGTTTTAGGTTCCAACCAAGAAAACGCCGCTTATCCCTCTGGACTTTGCGCAGAAAGAGTTGCAATTTTTCATGCAGGAAGCATTTATCCTGAAGCCAAAATAACAAAAATGGCTATTACAGCAGCTTCAGATACAAACCAGACCACTGCCCCTATTCCACCTTGCGGCTCATGCCGACAATCAATTGCTGAATACGAAATAAAACAGGACACACCAATTGAAATCTATTTTATGGGCGAAATTGGCGAAGTTTATAAATCTTCATCACTAAAAAATTTACTCCCTTTAATGTTCGACAAAAAGTTCTTGTAA
- the gldJ gene encoding gliding motility lipoprotein GldJ, producing the protein MKVNKIVALQLMMSMVLMLGMASCSKKSSSSHASRATGWDVDSQNGTAARNAGKKQQAGPGLVFVEGGTFTMGKVQDDVMHDWNNTPTQQHVQSFYMDETEVTNGMYLEYLEWLKKVFPPTEENYKNIYEGASPDTLVWRNRLGYNETMTNNYLRHPSYANYPVVGVNWIQAVEFSKWRTDRVNEAVLEKNGYLKKGAKTNEVSADNAFNTEGYLMSPSTSRGGSEEIVLKKNPGGKRPKAGKDGVVPEEKNVYAQRSSGIILPEYRLPTEAEWEYAAAADVGQREYNIYKGQKKYPWSGDYTRSSKRKNRGDQLANFKQGNGDYGGIAGWSDDGADITNAVKSYAPNDFGLYDMAGNVAEWVADVYRPIIDNEANDFNYYRGNQYAKNKIGKDGKVEIVSTSNIKYDTLSNGKVIARNLPGEIAQVPVDEQETYLRTNFSTSNNINYRDGDKQSSRYFDFGDSESGAKADQAMYNSPKHNVTTDSLGKMIRKYDNSSKRTTLIDDKVRVYKGGSWRDRAYWLDPAQRRYFPQDMATDYIGFRCAMSRVGSKSEKRKSPRN; encoded by the coding sequence ATGAAAGTAAACAAAATTGTAGCCTTGCAATTAATGATGTCAATGGTATTGATGTTGGGCATGGCTAGTTGTAGCAAAAAATCTAGTTCCTCTCACGCTTCTAGAGCAACTGGCTGGGATGTAGATAGTCAGAATGGAACTGCTGCTAGAAATGCAGGGAAAAAACAACAGGCTGGTCCTGGTTTGGTTTTTGTTGAAGGAGGTACGTTTACTATGGGTAAAGTACAGGATGATGTTATGCATGATTGGAATAACACACCAACTCAACAACACGTTCAGTCATTCTACATGGACGAAACCGAAGTTACGAATGGTATGTACTTAGAATACCTAGAATGGTTAAAGAAAGTTTTCCCGCCAACGGAAGAAAATTACAAAAATATTTACGAAGGAGCATCGCCAGATACTCTTGTTTGGAGAAATCGTTTAGGATATAACGAAACGATGACAAACAACTATTTAAGACACCCATCTTATGCTAACTATCCTGTAGTTGGTGTTAACTGGATTCAAGCAGTTGAATTTAGTAAATGGAGAACAGACCGTGTAAACGAAGCTGTTTTAGAGAAAAACGGGTATCTTAAAAAAGGTGCTAAAACGAATGAAGTTAGTGCTGATAATGCATTTAACACTGAAGGTTACTTAATGTCTCCAAGTACATCACGTGGTGGAAGCGAAGAGATTGTGTTAAAGAAAAATCCTGGAGGGAAAAGACCTAAAGCTGGTAAAGACGGTGTAGTTCCTGAAGAGAAAAATGTTTACGCTCAACGTTCTTCTGGAATCATTTTGCCAGAATACAGACTTCCTACTGAAGCAGAATGGGAATATGCTGCTGCAGCTGATGTTGGACAAAGAGAATACAATATCTACAAAGGTCAAAAGAAATATCCATGGTCTGGAGATTACACACGTTCTAGCAAACGTAAAAACAGAGGTGATCAATTGGCTAACTTTAAACAAGGAAACGGTGACTACGGTGGAATTGCAGGTTGGTCAGATGACGGAGCAGATATTACAAATGCTGTGAAAAGCTACGCTCCAAATGATTTCGGTCTTTATGATATGGCTGGAAACGTTGCAGAATGGGTTGCCGATGTTTACAGACCTATTATTGATAATGAAGCAAATGATTTTAACTACTATAGAGGAAATCAATATGCTAAAAACAAAATTGGTAAAGACGGTAAAGTTGAAATCGTTTCAACTTCTAACATTAAATATGATACTTTAAGCAACGGTAAAGTTATAGCAAGAAATCTTCCAGGAGAAATTGCTCAAGTTCCAGTTGACGAACAAGAAACATATTTAAGAACGAATTTCAGTACAAGTAATAATATCAATTACAGAGATGGTGATAAACAATCTTCTAGATATTTTGACTTTGGAGATTCAGAGTCTGGCGCTAAAGCTGATCAAGCAATGTACAATTCTCCTAAACATAATGTAACAACAGACAGTTTAGGTAAGATGATTAGAAAATATGATAACTCTAGTAAACGTACTACTTTAATCGATGATAAAGTAAGAGTTTACAAAGGAGGTTCTTGGAGAGATAGAGCTTATTGGTTAGATCCAGCTCAAAGAAGATATTTCCCTCAAGATATGGCAACTGATTATATTGGATTTAGATGTGCAATGTCTAGAGTTGGTTCAAAATCTGAAAAGAGAAAATCTCCTAGAAACTAA
- the porV gene encoding type IX secretion system outer membrane channel protein PorV, with the protein MKKISLLLICFFIFCSSKAQESRPIVTGVPFLLVAADARAAGLADQGVATSSDVFSQQWNPAKYAFAEDAQGLSISYTPYLTDLANDISLGQLTYYNKINEKSAFAASFRYFGFGGIELRYTGDPNEAVREVNPNEFALDGSYSLKLSEKFSMAVAGRFINSNLKVASEEVDATSASSFAVDVAAFYQSEEIAYQDFNGRWRAGINFQNLGPKISYDNDDVSSNFLPANLRLGGGFDFIFDDYNKLTLSAELTKLLVPTPPGIGTAVDANGDGDFDDPEDITQQEATDAGYRDYNDIGWFQGVFKSFGDAPGGFKEEVKEVTYSVAAEYMYQDSFAMRLGYYHESPEKGAKQFFSLGAGFKYNIMKIDVSYLFSASKIKNPLENTLRFSLTFNFGDKYETY; encoded by the coding sequence ATGAAAAAAATATCACTTTTATTAATTTGTTTTTTTATTTTCTGCAGTTCAAAGGCCCAGGAATCAAGACCTATAGTAACTGGAGTACCTTTTCTATTAGTAGCCGCAGATGCTAGAGCAGCCGGTTTAGCCGACCAAGGTGTCGCTACTTCGTCCGACGTTTTCTCACAACAATGGAATCCCGCTAAATACGCATTTGCAGAAGATGCTCAGGGTCTTTCTATTAGTTACACACCGTATTTGACGGATCTTGCCAACGACATTTCATTAGGTCAGTTGACTTACTACAACAAAATCAACGAAAAAAGTGCTTTTGCTGCAAGTTTTCGTTATTTTGGTTTTGGAGGAATTGAACTAAGATACACTGGAGATCCTAACGAAGCTGTACGAGAAGTAAATCCAAACGAATTTGCCTTAGACGGATCTTATTCACTAAAATTAAGTGAAAAATTCTCGATGGCAGTTGCAGGACGTTTCATAAACTCTAACCTAAAAGTCGCTTCAGAAGAAGTTGATGCAACATCTGCCAGTTCTTTTGCTGTTGATGTAGCCGCTTTTTATCAATCAGAAGAAATTGCTTACCAGGATTTCAACGGAAGATGGAGAGCCGGAATTAACTTTCAGAATCTAGGTCCAAAAATAAGTTATGACAATGATGATGTAAGTTCAAACTTTCTGCCAGCTAATTTAAGATTAGGTGGAGGATTTGATTTTATTTTTGATGACTACAACAAACTTACTTTAAGCGCCGAACTTACCAAACTTTTAGTTCCGACTCCTCCAGGCATAGGAACTGCCGTAGACGCAAATGGAGATGGAGATTTTGATGATCCAGAAGACATCACACAACAAGAAGCTACAGATGCTGGATATAGAGACTATAATGATATTGGATGGTTTCAAGGAGTATTCAAATCATTTGGTGATGCTCCAGGCGGATTTAAAGAAGAAGTAAAAGAAGTTACCTATAGCGTAGCTGCAGAATATATGTACCAAGATTCATTTGCAATGCGTTTAGGATACTATCACGAAAGTCCAGAAAAAGGAGCTAAACAATTTTTCTCTTTAGGAGCAGGATTTAAATACAACATTATGAAAATTGATGTATCTTATCTGTTCTCGGCTTCGAAAATAAAAAATCCATTAGAAAACACACTCCGTTTCTCTTTAACGTTTAACTTTGGTGACAAATACGAAACTTATTAA
- the pdhA gene encoding pyruvate dehydrogenase (acetyl-transferring) E1 component subunit alpha, producing MKEVTKEVYLKWYEDMLLWRKFEDKLAALYIQQKVRGFLHLYNGQEAVLAGALHAMDLTKDKMITAYRNHVQPIGMGVDPRNVMAELLGKVTGTSKGMGGSMHIFSKEHRFYGGHGIVGGQIPVGAGLAFADKYFNTGGVTMTYFGDGAARQGSLHEAFNMAMLWKLPVVFIVENNGYAMGTSVERTANHTDIWKLGLGYEMPCGPVDGMNPVKVAEAMHEAIERARRGDGPTFLEMKTYRYRGHSMSDAQLYRSKEEVEEYKKIDPITQVLDVIKDQKYATDEEIEVIDQRVKDLVEECAKFAEESPYPDLQQLYDVVYAQEDYPFTPHKL from the coding sequence ATGAAAGAAGTTACAAAAGAGGTATATTTAAAGTGGTATGAGGACATGCTGCTTTGGAGAAAGTTTGAAGACAAACTTGCAGCATTATACATTCAACAAAAAGTTAGAGGTTTTCTACACCTATATAATGGTCAAGAAGCTGTATTAGCTGGTGCATTGCACGCTATGGATTTGACCAAAGATAAAATGATTACTGCTTACAGAAACCACGTTCAGCCAATTGGTATGGGAGTTGATCCTAGAAATGTAATGGCAGAACTTTTAGGAAAAGTAACAGGAACTTCTAAAGGTATGGGAGGTTCTATGCACATTTTCTCTAAAGAACACCGTTTTTATGGTGGTCACGGAATCGTTGGTGGACAAATTCCAGTAGGAGCAGGTTTAGCTTTTGCTGATAAATATTTCAACACTGGTGGTGTTACCATGACTTACTTTGGTGATGGAGCTGCAAGACAAGGTTCTTTACACGAAGCTTTCAACATGGCTATGTTATGGAAACTTCCAGTTGTATTTATTGTTGAAAACAACGGATATGCAATGGGAACTTCTGTAGAAAGAACTGCAAACCACACTGACATCTGGAAACTAGGTTTAGGTTATGAAATGCCTTGCGGACCGGTTGATGGAATGAATCCAGTAAAAGTTGCTGAAGCTATGCATGAAGCTATCGAAAGAGCGCGTCGCGGCGATGGACCAACTTTCCTTGAAATGAAAACATACCGTTACAGAGGACACTCTATGTCTGATGCACAATTGTACCGTTCGAAAGAAGAGGTTGAAGAATACAAAAAAATCGACCCAATTACTCAAGTTCTTGATGTAATTAAGGATCAAAAATATGCTACTGACGAAGAAATTGAAGTAATTGACCAAAGAGTTAAAGACTTAGTTGAAGAGTGTGCGAAATTCGCTGAAGAATCTCCATATCCAGACTTACAACAATTATACGATGTAGTATACGCACAAGAAGACTATCCATTTACACCTCATAAACTATAA
- the porU gene encoding type IX secretion system sortase PorU — translation MKQVIFIFIFLIPILSFSQLNGDVTINWQNKKEINYGENKIIIPTFTGSSFRFDITKKSITFLQNLNQSNVSNGSSIQINNIIYESVSRAELGDLTTANIPEKPNESLLITNSRDLKQSFLSLYPIIKDGSGFKRIRSFSYNINNSTARTNNTSFFQKTAAISNSVLASGDWYRFYVQKSGVYKISKSFLQSLGFDPSRVDPRRIKIYGNGGKMLPLANNIYYPDDLTENAIQIIGEDDGTFNNEDYILFYAEGVENWNSESQTNLNLYDTKSYYYVTASGTEGKRIPNLNQPTANSTLELNTFDDYQFHEIDQTNIVHLGRQWLGESFDINQEQEFSFSFPNLDTSTPIKIEVNAASTAFTPTSFIVSANGQNVGTINFSSLITNSDTKYYTGKLPTNTTFTGTDNIKIKLTYNNNGVPGSKGYLDYINLTAKRKLLGTGKQFLFQYNNAGSISGVVNYTIGNAAGISQIWDITDLYNVSKIENANQSTFSFKANLGEVRKYVTVDAADYYTPLKDNQSKIANQNLKGTIFRNSQNTFQDIDYVIVSPKSLISQAERLASFHRINSNLNVKVISLDNIYQEFSSGKQDIAAIRNCVKYIYENASSSEKRIKYLNLFGDASYDYKDRISNNTNIVPIYQSLISNTVGEAGFASDDFFGFMDADEGIIAYPFGGIDIAVGRMLVSDNSQAQEMVNKVLEYHNAKSYGNWRNNFVLISDDSDKSGDETLQSRQNGLADVIATEKPFFNIEKILLDSYTQEASAGGARYPKARTDFFNAFEKGALVFNYLGHGGEDGLASERIWEKSDGQNLNNQYKYPLFVTITCEFSRFDDPTRPTAGEYVFWNPKGGAISMLTTIREIGQPNAEDFNDILSKNLLSYGSNQYNSIAESLRISKNERPSSASNVVVYIGDPALMLAIPKPRINLTKVNDIVISQAIPDLKSLSKIKISGEITDENNTLLSNYNGELATAIFDKMITNSTLNNDGFSPPIQFKTLGETIFRGNASVTNGQFEFSFVVPRDIRIPVDNGRISFYSKKNEALENQTGYNNSIKIGGINENAPQDNISPKVKLYMNDETFVSGGITNESPFLLAFLEDENGINTASGIGHDIVAILDGDVSNPYILNDYYQTKLDDYTNGNLRFPFRNLAPGLHTISFTAWDVYNNPVTSEIQFTVVGDESLTLSHVLNYPNPFSTYTQFWFSHNRPYEPLEVQVQVMTITGKVVWTKNQTITTEGFLSREITWDGKDDFGDRIGKGVYIYKLTVKSNLTNKKAEKYEKLVIL, via the coding sequence ATGAAACAAGTAATATTCATCTTTATTTTTTTGATTCCAATTCTCTCATTTTCTCAGTTAAATGGGGACGTCACGATCAATTGGCAGAACAAAAAGGAGATCAATTACGGCGAAAATAAAATTATTATCCCAACCTTTACCGGAAGCAGTTTTCGCTTCGATATTACAAAAAAAAGCATAACGTTCCTCCAAAATCTCAACCAATCCAACGTCTCAAACGGCAGCTCGATACAAATTAACAATATTATTTACGAGTCGGTTTCAAGAGCAGAATTAGGAGATTTAACAACTGCAAACATACCTGAAAAACCGAACGAATCTTTATTAATTACAAATTCGCGTGATCTAAAACAATCTTTTCTTTCATTATATCCAATAATAAAGGATGGAAGTGGTTTTAAACGTATTAGGTCATTTTCTTACAATATAAACAATTCAACAGCAAGAACAAACAATACTTCCTTCTTTCAAAAAACTGCTGCAATTTCAAATTCTGTTTTAGCATCTGGAGATTGGTATCGGTTTTATGTTCAAAAATCTGGTGTATATAAAATAAGCAAGTCCTTTTTACAAAGCTTAGGATTTGATCCTTCGAGAGTTGATCCGAGAAGAATAAAAATTTACGGAAACGGTGGCAAAATGCTTCCCCTGGCCAACAACATCTATTATCCAGATGATTTAACTGAAAATGCAATTCAGATTATCGGTGAAGATGACGGCACTTTCAACAATGAAGATTATATTCTTTTTTATGCCGAAGGAGTTGAAAACTGGAACTCTGAAAGTCAAACCAATCTAAATTTGTACGACACTAAGTCTTATTACTATGTAACTGCGTCTGGGACTGAGGGAAAGAGAATTCCTAATTTAAATCAGCCAACGGCGAACAGCACTTTAGAACTGAACACGTTTGATGACTATCAATTTCATGAAATCGACCAGACTAACATTGTCCATTTAGGTCGTCAATGGCTTGGAGAATCTTTTGATATTAATCAGGAACAGGAATTTTCATTCAGTTTTCCAAATCTCGACACTTCTACACCAATAAAAATTGAAGTAAATGCTGCTTCAACGGCTTTTACCCCTACTTCATTTATTGTTTCTGCCAACGGACAAAATGTTGGGACTATAAATTTTTCGTCATTAATAACAAATTCTGACACTAAATACTACACTGGAAAATTACCCACAAACACAACTTTTACAGGAACCGATAATATAAAAATAAAACTTACCTATAATAATAATGGAGTTCCAGGGTCAAAAGGCTATTTAGATTACATCAATTTGACAGCAAAACGAAAACTTTTAGGAACTGGAAAGCAATTTTTGTTTCAATACAACAATGCGGGATCTATAAGTGGAGTTGTTAATTACACGATTGGAAATGCGGCGGGAATAAGTCAGATTTGGGATATTACAGACCTATATAATGTATCAAAAATTGAAAATGCAAATCAATCAACTTTTAGCTTTAAAGCCAATTTAGGAGAAGTTAGAAAATATGTAACAGTTGATGCTGCGGATTATTACACTCCTTTAAAAGACAACCAATCAAAAATTGCAAATCAAAACTTAAAAGGCACAATTTTTAGAAATAGCCAAAATACTTTTCAAGACATCGATTATGTAATTGTATCTCCAAAATCTTTGATATCTCAAGCGGAAAGACTGGCTAGTTTTCATCGCATCAATTCAAACTTAAATGTAAAAGTTATTTCACTAGACAATATTTATCAGGAGTTCTCTTCCGGAAAACAAGATATTGCAGCTATTCGAAATTGCGTTAAATATATTTACGAGAATGCTTCTTCTTCAGAAAAAAGAATAAAGTATTTAAATCTATTTGGTGATGCTTCGTATGATTACAAGGACCGAATTTCTAACAACACCAATATTGTACCTATATATCAATCGTTAATAAGCAATACGGTTGGAGAAGCTGGATTTGCTTCTGATGATTTTTTTGGCTTTATGGATGCTGATGAAGGAATTATAGCTTACCCTTTTGGAGGAATTGACATTGCAGTGGGAAGAATGCTTGTTTCAGACAATTCGCAAGCACAGGAAATGGTCAACAAAGTTTTAGAATATCATAATGCAAAATCGTACGGAAACTGGAGAAACAATTTTGTTTTAATAAGCGATGATTCTGATAAATCTGGAGACGAAACATTACAGTCCCGCCAAAACGGATTGGCCGATGTGATAGCCACAGAAAAACCTTTTTTTAATATCGAAAAAATACTTTTAGATTCTTACACACAAGAAGCTTCTGCCGGTGGAGCGCGATATCCCAAAGCAAGAACCGATTTTTTTAATGCTTTTGAAAAAGGCGCATTAGTTTTTAATTATTTGGGACATGGAGGCGAAGACGGATTAGCAAGTGAACGAATTTGGGAAAAATCAGATGGGCAGAATTTAAACAATCAATACAAATATCCTTTATTCGTTACAATTACCTGTGAATTTTCAAGATTTGACGATCCAACAAGACCAACAGCTGGAGAATATGTATTTTGGAACCCAAAAGGAGGTGCAATTTCTATGCTGACAACAATTCGTGAAATCGGCCAGCCAAATGCAGAAGATTTCAATGACATATTAAGCAAAAATCTTCTTTCATATGGCTCAAATCAATACAATAGCATTGCAGAATCTTTAAGAATTTCAAAAAACGAAAGACCAAGTTCTGCCAGTAATGTTGTTGTATATATAGGCGATCCTGCTTTGATGTTAGCAATTCCAAAACCTAGGATTAATTTAACAAAAGTAAATGATATTGTGATTTCTCAAGCTATACCTGATTTAAAATCACTGTCAAAAATCAAAATATCAGGAGAAATTACAGATGAAAACAATACTCTTTTAAGCAATTATAATGGAGAATTAGCCACCGCCATTTTCGATAAAATGATTACAAATTCGACTTTAAACAATGACGGTTTCAGCCCTCCAATACAATTTAAAACCTTAGGAGAAACGATTTTTAGAGGAAATGCATCTGTCACAAATGGACAATTTGAATTTAGTTTTGTTGTTCCGAGAGACATTAGAATTCCTGTTGATAATGGTCGAATTAGTTTTTATTCTAAAAAAAATGAGGCTCTAGAAAACCAAACGGGCTACAATAATAGCATTAAAATTGGAGGAATTAACGAAAATGCACCTCAGGACAATATAAGTCCAAAAGTTAAGTTATATATGAACGACGAAACTTTTGTGTCTGGAGGCATTACAAATGAGTCTCCTTTCCTTTTAGCCTTTTTAGAAGACGAAAACGGAATTAATACAGCAAGTGGAATCGGGCATGATATTGTTGCAATTTTAGATGGAGATGTAAGCAATCCTTATATTTTGAATGATTATTATCAAACAAAATTAGACGATTACACAAACGGGAACTTACGCTTCCCTTTTAGAAATTTAGCCCCAGGATTACACACCATAAGCTTCACTGCTTGGGATGTTTATAATAATCCTGTTACCAGCGAAATTCAATTTACAGTTGTTGGAGATGAATCATTGACATTATCACACGTTCTTAATTACCCAAACCCTTTTTCAACTTATACACAATTCTGGTTTTCGCATAACAGACCATACGAACCGCTGGAAGTACAGGTTCAAGTTATGACTATTACAGGAAAAGTGGTTTGGACTAAAAATCAAACAATAACAACAGAAGGATTTTTATCAAGAGAAATAACATGGGACGGAAAGGATGATTTTGGAGACAGAATCGGAAAAGGAGTATATATTTACAAACTCACGGTAAAATCAAATTTAACAAATAAAAAAGCAGAAAAATACGAAAAGCTTGTCATCCTATAA